The following are from one region of the Cynocephalus volans isolate mCynVol1 chromosome 17, mCynVol1.pri, whole genome shotgun sequence genome:
- the IER5L gene encoding immediate early response gene 5-like protein: MECALDAQSLISISLRKIHSSRTQRGGIKLHKNLLVSYVLRNARQLYLSERYAELYRRQQQQQQQQQPPHHQHQHLAYAAPGMPASAADFGPLQLGGGGDAEAREPAARHQLHQLHQLHQLHLQQQLHQHQHPAPRGCAAAATGAPAGCAGALSELPGCAALQTPHGAPHRGQPLEPLQPGPAPLPLPLPPPAPAALCPRDPRASAACSAPSAPPGAAPPAAAAAAAAAASPLASAAPASSPSFYRGAYPAPSDFGVHCSSQTTVLDLDTHVVTTVENGYLHQDCCASAHCPCCGQGAPGPGLASAAGCKRKYYPGQEEDDEEDAGDLGAEPPGGAPFAPCKRARFEDFCPDSSPDASNISNLISIFGSGFSGLVSRQPDSSEQPPPLNGQLCAKQALASLGAWTRAIVAF; this comes from the coding sequence ATGGAGTGCGCCCTGGACGCCCAGAGCCTGATCAGCATCTCCCTGCGCAAGATCCACAGCTCCCGGACCCAGCGCGGCGGCATCAAGCTGCACAAGAACCTCCTGGTGTCCTACGTGCTCCGCAACGCGCGCCAGCTCTACCTGAGCGAGCGCTACGCCGAGCTCTACCGGCgccagcagcagcaacagcagcagcagcagccgccccaccaccagcaccagcacctcgcGTACGCGGCGCCGGGCATGCCGGCCAGCGCGGCCGACTTCGGCCCGCTCCAACTTGGCGGCGGCGGGGACGCGGAGGCGCGCGAGCCGGCCGCCCGGCACCAGCTGCACCAGCTCCACCAGCTCCACCAGCTGCACCTCCAGCAGCAGctgcaccagcaccagcacccggCGCCCAGGGGCTGCGCGGCGGCGGCGACCGGGGCGCCCGCGGGCTGCGCGGGGGCGCTCTCGGAGCTGCCCGGGTGCGCCGCGCTCCAGACGCCGCACGGCGCGCCCCACCGCGGGCAGCCCTTGGAGCCGCTGCAGCCGGGTCCTgcgccgctgccgctgccgctgccgccgcccgcgcccgccgCGCTCTGCCCGCGGGACCCTCGCGCCTCGGCCGCCTGCTCCGCGCCCTCCGCGCCCCCAGGGGCCGCCCctcctgccgccgccgccgccgccgccgccgccgcttccCCGCTCGCCTCCGCGgcccccgcctcctcccccagcttctACCGGGGCGCATACCCGGCCCCCTCGGACTTCGGCGTGCACTGCAGCAGCCAGACCACCGTGCTGGACCTGGACACTCACGTGGTGACCACGGTGGAGAACGGCTACTTGCACCAGGACTGCTGCGCCTCCGCCCACTGCCCCTGCTGTGGCCAGGGCGCTCCGGGACCGGGCCTGGCGTCCGCCGCCGGCTGCAAGCGCAAGTATTACCCTGGCCAGGAGGAGGACGACGAGGAGGACGCAGGCGACCTGGGGGCCGAGCCCCCCGGGGGCGCCCCGTTCGCCCCCTGCAAGCGCGCCCGCTTCGAGGACTTCTGCCCGGACTCGTCCCCGGACGCGTCCAACATCTCAAACTTGATCTCCATCTTTGGCTCGGGCTTCTCGGGGCTGGTGAGCCGACAGCCGGACTCCTCAGAGCAGCCGCCGCCGCTCAACGGGCAGCTGTGCGCCAAGCAGGCGCTCGCCAGCCTCGGCGCCTGGACTCGAGCCATTGTCGCCTTCTAG